The DNA region TTGGAGTAGCATTTAAAAGCAAAATAGCCAAAAATGCGATTTGCGAACCTTTTATAAAATTTAGCAGCCTAAAAAAACGGCTCTTTTTGCTAAATAAATTTGCCACAAAGCCAAGGCAAAGCAAAAAATATCCTATGTAAGTTGGGATTTTGCCAGGATCGCGGCTGATCTCAAAAGCGCTTCCAAGCTCGTCAGGATCGTATGAAGACTGAAAAATTTTATAGCCATCAATCGTTAGTGGATTATTTAGCGAGATGTCGTACTTGTTGCCAGCGATACTTACTTTACTTGTATAAGATGATGGACTATTTAGCCCCGCATATCGCTCTAAAATAAACTCGTCAAGCTTTAATGAAAATGGTAAATTTAAAGCCTTTGAGCTAAAGTAAAATTTCACCTCTTGCCCACCAAAACTTAGCACACTAGGCTCCAGCTCATATCCAGCTCCGCCTTTTAGTTTAATACTCTTTTTTTCGCCGTTAAAGCTTATTTCTAAAATAAGCGTAGCTGGAGTATTTTTCTCATCTTTTTTATATCCAAGCAAGTTAATTATAATTTCTTTGCCATCTATAAAATTTTTAAACTCAATGTCGTTTTTACCAAATAAGCTTAATTTTAATGGATAACTAAAATTTTCTCCAAGTATTTCGACTCTAAGATAAGGCTTGACACTTTGCATTACATTTGAGCTTTGCAAGGTTCTAAGATGCATAACGCCCTCTTCGCCAAAATACCTTGTAAGCGCAGCCCCGATGAAGATAACGATAAAAGCAAGATGTATTAAAAATGCGCCAAATTTTTTATGCATCTTGGTTTTTACGATACTAATGGCTAAACAAATAGTGCAAGCAAGCATAACACACTCGTACCAAAGCGCTTCATAAACAAGCACTCTAGCCGTTTGTGTGTCATAAAAATCTTCTAAAAAAGTCGCAAGCCCTGCACCAAAAGCAAGAATAAATAATAATATCAAAGACAAGCGGTAGATATTTAAAATTCTCATCGCTCGCCTTTGCCTTAGATGCTATAAGTTTGTCCCGCATAAAGTATAAACACCCTAAGCAGTAAAACACCGATAACAGCCGCTAATGAACTGATATAAAAGCTAAATTTTAGACTAGCTACTTTTTTGCCAAATGCAAAATTTAAAACAAAAGGCACAATAAAGCCAACTAGCACAACGCCAAGCCAAAAGAAATTTGCCCAAACGCCACTATAAAAAGCAACAGCTGCATTTTGCTGATAACTTGAACCAAGTAAAAGCGATACAAAAAGCATTAAAATGAGTAAAATTTCAGCTCCCAAAACGCTAAATTCTACGCTATGAAGCGAATGAAGGTCGCTTGAATGTGGATCTTCTTTAAATAAAGCTGCTGCGACCAAGCTACTGCCACTTATACCAGCACTTAGTCCTGAAGCTATAAATAAAGCTGGAAGCACAGCTGTGTTTAAGAGTGGGAATCTAATCAAAACTGAGATCAAAAATCCAGTATAAGCACAAATTATTACAGCAAAAATAAGACAAATACGACTTAAAAATGGATAAAGCGGTATTAAAATTTTCATTATTAGTGCAAAAAGAGCACTAAAGGATTTTAAACTTTTGGCTAAGAAATTTGAAATCTCATCATTAAATGCATAAAGGCACATCAAAAAGCTAAGCGGTATAAATACACAAAGTCCAGCAACACCGATAGACATAACTGATGTGAAATTATAATTAATCAAAATTTTCCAAAATAAAAGCGGCTTTTCAAGATCAGCTATCAAGCAAACCATACCAAGCATGATGCTAACAAATGCTAAAAGCGAAGCAGCCTTAAAAAATGGGCTAAAGCTCTCTTGCTTTTTATAGTGTTTTAAAAGTATAGCAGCGATTAGCGCTCCACCACTCATACCAGCTAGCAAAAGATAAACAGCGATCGGCCAGCCCCACTCTACTCCATGCGAAAATGTTGCAGTAAAATTTAATGCACCATCCATCTTACACCCCCATTTTTACTTTAGGAATATATCTAAGGCTTGGTTTTGTGCCAAGCTCTGCTCTTAGCCTTATGCTATCTTTTACGGCTAGTAGCTTACTGATGTGCGAATTTTCATCGTTAAGATCACCAAAGACGATCGCCTCATATCTACAAGCTTCTACGCAAGCTGGCTCTTTGTCGTCCTTTAAATTTGTATCTACGCAAAAGTTACAGCTTTGAGCTGAGTGCGTAACCTTATCGATATATCTCACATCATATGGACAGGCTACGATGCAGTATTTACAGGCGATACAATCATCTATATTTGTAGTTTGTATACCAGTTTTTTCGTCTTTATGACAAGCCTTGGTTGGACAAACAGCTACACAAGGTGCATCGACGCACTGCTGACAAGATATTCTTACAAATCTTTTATCGAGTAAATTTTTAGGATTAGTCTTATCTTCTATAAAAAGTCTCATCTGCCCTTTTGGGACTAAATTTACCTTTCTGCAAGCTATCTCGCAGTCTGTACAGCCAACACATTTATTTTGGTCAAATATCATACCAAAGTGTGGTTTTTTTACACTTTCTTCACTCTTAAAAGCAAAACCACTACTTGCCGCACCAGCACCAGCAGCCACAGCTACCATGCTTTTTAAAAAGGCTCTTCTATTTTTTTGATTTTGCATTTTTAACTCCATTTTATATCTTAATGAGGCTTTTTAATGCCCTTATTTAGTTCTTTTTCGTGAATTTTCTTTGCAGCCTCGGCTAACTCACCTGGCTTTAAGACCTTAACAAGCTCTATCTCAAAAACGATAGTCTCGCCTCCAGGTATGCCCTCCATGCCGCTATCGCCGTACGCAAGTTCTGGCGGGATAACAAATTTAAACTTATCGCCCTCTTTCATGAGCATTAAGCCCTCTTCAAGACCTGGGATCAAATTTAGCATAGA from Campylobacter concisus includes:
- a CDS encoding 4Fe-4S dicluster domain-containing protein, whose amino-acid sequence is MQNQKNRRAFLKSMVAVAAGAGAASSGFAFKSEESVKKPHFGMIFDQNKCVGCTDCEIACRKVNLVPKGQMRLFIEDKTNPKNLLDKRFVRISCQQCVDAPCVAVCPTKACHKDEKTGIQTTNIDDCIACKYCIVACPYDVRYIDKVTHSAQSCNFCVDTNLKDDKEPACVEACRYEAIVFGDLNDENSHISKLLAVKDSIRLRAELGTKPSLRYIPKVKMGV
- the nrfD gene encoding NrfD/PsrC family molybdoenzyme membrane anchor subunit, with the protein product MDGALNFTATFSHGVEWGWPIAVYLLLAGMSGGALIAAILLKHYKKQESFSPFFKAASLLAFVSIMLGMVCLIADLEKPLLFWKILINYNFTSVMSIGVAGLCVFIPLSFLMCLYAFNDEISNFLAKSLKSFSALFALIMKILIPLYPFLSRICLIFAVIICAYTGFLISVLIRFPLLNTAVLPALFIASGLSAGISGSSLVAAALFKEDPHSSDLHSLHSVEFSVLGAEILLILMLFVSLLLGSSYQQNAAVAFYSGVWANFFWLGVVLVGFIVPFVLNFAFGKKVASLKFSFYISSLAAVIGVLLLRVFILYAGQTYSI